A part of Pseudomonadota bacterium genomic DNA contains:
- a CDS encoding type 1 glutamine amidotransferase domain-containing protein: MRPTFTLATCLLLAGLSLSAQAQHPPDGKVLFILSAHEHGYWLPEVLTPYRILTEAGLEVEFASPGGAPGVQAGAQMMNAQERRTLAGLTDTLARPRKLADVDPDDYLALYVPGGAGPMFDLFDHAQVNRITAAMYEDDKPVAADCHGPAAFAAVRLSNGELMIQDKQLTAKSNAEEGDWAREHYPFLLEDKLKDGAGQFSAAAPYSPWVVRDGNLLTGQNPASAGPLATTLLEMLAAGE, translated from the coding sequence ATGAGACCGACATTCACCCTCGCCACCTGCCTGCTGCTGGCGGGCCTGAGCCTATCCGCCCAGGCGCAGCACCCACCCGACGGGAAGGTGCTGTTCATCCTGTCCGCCCACGAGCACGGGTACTGGCTGCCGGAGGTGCTCACCCCCTACAGGATCCTCACCGAGGCGGGGCTCGAGGTGGAGTTCGCGAGCCCCGGCGGCGCACCGGGCGTGCAGGCCGGGGCGCAGATGATGAACGCGCAGGAGCGTCGCACGCTGGCAGGCCTGACCGACACTCTGGCCCGGCCGCGCAAGCTCGCGGACGTCGATCCCGACGACTACCTGGCCCTCTACGTGCCCGGCGGCGCGGGCCCCATGTTCGATCTGTTCGACCACGCGCAGGTCAACCGCATCACCGCCGCGATGTACGAGGACGACAAGCCCGTCGCCGCGGATTGCCACGGCCCCGCCGCCTTCGCCGCCGTGCGCTTAAGCAACGGCGAGCTGATGATCCAAGACAAGCAGCTCACCGCGAAATCGAACGCCGAAGAAGGCGATTGGGCGCGCGAGCACTACCCCTTCCTGCTCGAAGACAAGCTGAAGGACGGCGCAGGGCAATTCAGCGCCGCCGCCCCCTACTCCCCGTGGGTGGTACGCGACGGCAACTTGCTCACGGGCCAGAACCCGGCCTCCGCCGGCCCCCTCGCCACTACCTTGCTGGAGATGCTCGCCGCCGGCGAGTAA
- a CDS encoding tetratricopeptide repeat protein translates to MNTTQRVGALVLLIAATLGSALPAAAARQGTGTFDNTPGFLKRAEQALEDGRLDRAVGLILPRMGLLRRDADRHLAHSTLCSAQLRLENLEMAGDACALAAESKYATWSDLNNLGVYHYATGDFDAALSWFEQAADADPKRQAVRTNIEAAMVAIQR, encoded by the coding sequence ATGAATACGACCCAACGCGTAGGCGCCCTGGTCCTGTTGATTGCTGCCACCCTGGGCAGCGCCCTGCCCGCCGCCGCGGCCCGCCAGGGCACGGGCACCTTCGACAACACCCCCGGCTTCCTCAAGCGAGCCGAACAAGCGCTCGAAGACGGTCGCCTCGATCGCGCTGTCGGCCTGATCCTGCCGCGCATGGGGTTGCTGCGTCGGGACGCCGACCGGCACCTGGCGCACAGCACGCTCTGCTCGGCCCAGCTGCGCCTGGAGAACCTGGAAATGGCCGGGGATGCCTGCGCTCTCGCTGCCGAGAGTAAGTACGCCACTTGGAGCGACCTGAACAACCTCGGCGTCTACCACTACGCGACGGGCGACTTCGACGCCGCCCTCAGCTGGTTCGAGCAGGCGGCCGACGCCGACCCGAAGCGTCAGGCCGTGCGGACCAACATCGAAGCGGCGATGGTGGCGATCCAGCGCTGA